The genomic region GCATGGCCAATAGCTCGTGGTCGAATTCCGCGGTGCGCACCTTGGAAACCAGCGCCAGAATTCTGTTGCGATGGCCAGTGTTCTCGTCGCGTTCATCCCGATTCAGATATTGTCGCAGCCAGGCGCCGGCCGAGCCAATGCCGGAGAGAAGCAGGAGCGCAAACCAGAAGTAGTCGCCATATCTGTCGAGGAAGGTGCGCTCGGTCCCGTCGATCACGGCCGCCGCTCCCCGATGAACCGGCAGCTCGGCTTCCTTCTCGGTGTCCGGCTTGGTGATTTGCGCAGCGCCAGGCACCTGCCTGGCAATCGCCTGCCGGAGGGCAAATTGCTGGCGGTAAAACGCTGACACTGTCGTTTCGGACAAGGCTTTCCGGGCGACGATCAAATGGCTGACACTGACGGTCTCCACCTTGTCATCGGGCCAGGCTGGATTCGCATTGAAAATGCTTGGCGGAATTTCCTCCGATTCATAACGCGGATGCTTCAGGGCGATGGCTTCCGATGCGTCGATCGCGAGAAATTTCGGCTCGCCACGCGCCCGGGCGGTCGCGGCGACGGCGTCGGCAGTTATCTTGCTGTCGAGCGGACCGACAGCCATGAAGGCGTCGAGGCTCGGGTCACGCGCCAGCTCCTCGAGCTGGCCAGTGCCGAATTGAGTGACCGTGACCTTGTCCGGCTCCACACCGGCGGCGCTCAGGATGACTCTCAGCAACGCGGCGTTCGCCGGGGTCGCGCCGATCACCCCCACCCTGCGCCCTGCGAGATCGGCGACCTCCTTGATTTTGGGCGCCGGCTTTCGCTTGGAGCCCTTGCCCGCCGGTCCCGAAGAAGACCACAGCACGACGAAGTTCTTGCGCAAGATGACGACTGTTTGCGCGTCGGCCGGCATTTCCAGATCGCCGCGACCGACCGCAAGGTCGGCCTTGCCGGCACCGAGCAGAGCGAGAGCTTCGGCCGCTCCGGCGGTCGCGATCGGAGACAACCTCACCGTCCTGCTTTCGTTGGCAAAGGCCTCGGTCATCGCTTCGATCACCTTGTGATCGTTGCTTCCCGGCGGTCCGACGGCAATCCGAAGCGTTATCGGCCGCAGCGCGTAATACAACGTGCCCGCAGCGGCACCGAAAACGAGAAATCCGATGGCTAAAATCAGCAATAGGGTCTTCGTCTGTCTCCGCCCTCTGCGGGCTGCGTCACTGCGTTTCATCGGAGCATCAGACGAGGACATTTGCCGCTGCCGGTTGGAGGCCAAAATCGCTGCCTGTTTCGGAACAGTATCATGCTCTTCTGGAAAACGATAATGTCGGAGCAGCCCCAATAGTTTCTTGGCCCGGCGTGAGCCTTTCGAGCTTGCGCGATCATCTCTGATTCCGCACTTCACGTGGCGATGGCCGGATTGACGCCACACCAACTTGATCCCCCTCGCCAAATAGATCACCATCGTGCGATTGACCGCTCACGGTAGAATGGGCGAGGAAACGCGCATGAACGCAACTTCCGGATTTGGCCTCGTCGAGCGGGCACGGACTATTGCGCCGCTGATCGCGCGCGAAGCCGACGAGATCGAGCGGACGCGGCGACTGACCGATCCCGTCGTCGGCGCGCTGATCGAGAACGGGCTCTATCGCGCGCTGCTGCCGCAGAGCCTTGGTGGCGCCGAAGCGCCGCCGGAAGCCTTCATGCAGATGCTGGAGGAGATCGCGAAAGCGGATGCCTCCACCGCCTGGTGCCTCGGCCAATGCACGGTCTGCGCCATGATCGCGGCCTCGCTCGACCACGACACCGCGCAGGAGATCTTCAACACGGCGCCGGGCATCCTCGCCTGGGGCGCGATCGCGCATGAGGCGCGGGCGGTCGAAGGCGGCTATCGCGTCACGGCGCGCTGGGATTTTGCCTCCGGCTCGCGGCAGGCGAACTGGCTCGGCGCGCATGTCCGCATCGTCGGAGCCGACGGCGCGCCGCGGAAAAATGCCGACGGCTCGGCGGAGGTGCGCACCATCCTGTTTCCGGTCGCGAGCGGCGTGCTGCACGACGTCTGGCAGGCGATCGGGCTCGCCGGCACCGGCACCGATTCCTACGAGGTCGCCGACCTGTTCATCCCCGAGCGCTTCACCGCGTTTCGTGACGTGCCGTCCGCGCTACGCGAGCAGGGTCCTCTTTACAGGATCGGCACCGGCTCGACGTTCAGCCTCGGCTTTGCCGCGGTGTCGCTCGGCGTGGCGCGCGCCACGCTGGATGCCGCGATCGCGCTGGCGCGCGGCAAGCATCAGTCGCTGGCGGCAAGCGCCATGCGCGACAACCAGGCGGTCCAGGGCCTGATCGGCCGCACCGAGGGCGACCTGGGGCCGCGCGCGCCTATCTCTATGCGACGGCAAGTGCGATGTGGCGCGATCTCTGTACGACCGGCGAATTCAGCGCGGCACATCGGGGCTCGGTTCGCCTCGCCGCGACCTGGACCATCCACCAATCGGCCAAAGTGGTCGACACCGCCTATCACATGGCCGGCGCGACCGCCGTATTCCGCAGCAATCCGTTCGAGCGCCGCTTTCGCGACATGCACGCCATCGCTCAGCAGATCCAGGCGCGCGACACGCATTACGAGGATGTCGGTAAGATGATCCTTTCAGGGGACCGCTGACGTCGAGCAGTTACGAAAGTGCACGCACGCTGACCTATATTGAGTTGCCCTCCGGCGTCTTCGTCGCTGAACCTTCGTGAATTTTCTCCGACTAATTTCCATAGCTACAGGAACGACAGCTTTTCCGCTGTAACCGCGCCGACCACATGGAAGTGATGATTCCGAATTCTTCTTAGCGCGCTGGATTTGCACAAGAGAGGTCCGTTATGGGCCGAACAGCTGGCAGGAAAGTCAGTTGCCATGCCATTCAGGGGCGTTCGCCGGGATGGCACCATGGTGGCATTCTCATTATCGCCATCCTCTGCATCGCATGCACTTTCCTGTTTGCGAGCGAGGCCGTGGCTCAATGCTCGGCGCGAGACGTCCTGCGGAATCACCTGAAGCTCAAGCAAGCGCCGTCTGGGCCGCAAATCCCAATCAAATCCGCCGTCGATGTCCCTGCGTGGAAGACGATCAGGATCGGGACGTTTGCAAACTTCTTCGCCCTCAGTAACGCTTTGGATGCGGCAGGTTGTGGCATCGGAAACTCGGCCGGCGAAATTCTCGCGCGGCCGACGTTTACCGTGAGCGCCACGACAACGAGCGTAGAGCTTTTCACGGTGTCGGCAGCCGAACTGGGCTTTCGGACCGACACTGCGTTGCTGGCAGACATCTACGCGCGCGCCAAACAATTGGGTTTCGGCCTGGCGGCTGCAGAAGTCGGACCACAACTGAGGCTTCAATATTTCGACCAGCCGATCGGTGAGTTTCTCATCATCGGAATGGAGCCAATCAGGACCTGGCAGGGCGCCCCCGTCATCTTGAATGTAGCCAATGGCGGCGCGGGACTTATCCTCATCGGCCAGGATGGCAGCGCCGACGCACAGATCCCCGCGGCAT from Bradyrhizobium lupini harbors:
- a CDS encoding TAXI family TRAP transporter solute-binding subunit; the encoded protein is MKRSDAARRGRRQTKTLLLILAIGFLVFGAAAGTLYYALRPITLRIAVGPPGSNDHKVIEAMTEAFANESRTVRLSPIATAGAAEALALLGAGKADLAVGRGDLEMPADAQTVVILRKNFVVLWSSSGPAGKGSKRKPAPKIKEVADLAGRRVGVIGATPANAALLRVILSAAGVEPDKVTVTQFGTGQLEELARDPSLDAFMAVGPLDSKITADAVAATARARGEPKFLAIDASEAIALKHPRYESEEIPPSIFNANPAWPDDKVETVSVSHLIVARKALSETTVSAFYRQQFALRQAIARQVPGAAQITKPDTEKEAELPVHRGAAAVIDGTERTFLDRYGDYFWFALLLLSGIGSAGAWLRQYLNRDERDENTGHRNRILALVSKVRTAEFDHELLAMQQEVDAIIVETLGCYDDGAIEEEELAAFGLVLELFDHALSERRAALQTPPSNVLAARR